A genomic segment from Triticum dicoccoides isolate Atlit2015 ecotype Zavitan chromosome 1A, WEW_v2.0, whole genome shotgun sequence encodes:
- the LOC119360887 gene encoding uncharacterized protein LOC119360887, whose translation MLRGGAGPRGGGGGAAAASSAARPPRCPHPRPAPRRARATAGGLEPKGVAVSVLEDPVVSSVEESSFTFEFKRGSKRARKGMPPAEVHRGKENWHGEGVTNKQNMAAAKSHMTKEGLEEVEFTHCAPSIVARLMGLETVPRSKKVLDRCQSDMQSNPRLKLSGRAEEVARVSCEDRPCRSSGDELPELKDVFEVTEMENMATRKALQSGKEMPRPRSNDADLEFVRQKFLDAKRLSTDEGHRNSKEFGEALEILYSKKDVFLEILQESSVALSGFPGHILGYSGLQCSPHGSNGAGAQSFGQDNLCRMEVDSESEGPLSSVHLEETSDVPLEHSAPKGSRRSRRPSQIVVLKPDPQRRSSTPVVASQETSQFGQWTGARWLKPPRHSTHKQDGIHSMAHGSVQVSEPEGDTPEQKLRIQTSRRGSRKKPSENECYLGVGCQREKAASTSHDETSSISSSTHSAGSSVSRKARKHLSERWQMACQSKAENPVPTDTRTLGEMLELTARDATKVTTQKRLSDSNTNSSNAQEMPASPLGISSKDGWKTGIYRGDNSRSGISRNFPRSKSLPTSSTTVAKLPGRRRSAPNLPILKDILNTPTDDTGNGLLRKRLPIRKAKQNGRVIVHVGKENMLPEKEIYVTSERTRHSICTSDLPRTSNTYNEHPGDVISIEDHTAIDLAIPHEDVQNLKGQAGWKEQKLATPLPEAEDIVIHDQDIITLKEVKSQLMESDIAEIDHQAVKSAYSVSAESCECSSPTASSQQSSGEESTYSGIFKSVNDGIQGLRAQLKMLKMGDQVDTRKDDSDAYSSDECDDTDISDYQVKEEQLPIFKDEEDRDCTYVQEMLGTACGFPVYPEQWQFSSDVFVWLENKYSKLLLWSKSDRKLLFDLVNSILADMTAPGSSLCSKIMMNSWPQMDWRKLAENVWQTAVLMRRSYHPFDLDSVEPLPLDHHPELEMFGADIAEMIRDDVLEELVAELASHIN comes from the exons ATGCTGCGCGGCGGCGCCGgaccgcgaggaggaggaggaggagctgcggcggcgtcGTCGGCGGCGAGGCCCCCTCGCTGCCCGCACCCCCGCCCCGCGCCGCGCCGAG CGCGAGCGACGGCGGGAGGTCTGGAGCCGAAGGGCGTCGCCGTctcggtgctggaggatccggtggTGTCTTCCGTCGAGGAATCCTCC TTCACATTTGAGTTCAAGAGAGGGTCCAAGAGGGCGAGGAAGGGGATGCCGCCGGCAGAAGTGCATAGAGGCAAAGAGAACTGGCATGGAGAG GGAGTCACTAACAAACAGAACATGGCTGCTGCAAAGTCACACATGACGAAAGAGGGGCTAGAAGAGGTGGAGTTCACGCACTGCGCGCCCAGCATCGTTGCGAGGCTGATGGGTCTCGAGACCGTGCCGAGGTCCAAGAAGGTTCTTGACCGGTGCCAGAGTGACATGCAGAGCAACCCACGGCTGAAGTTATCCGGACGTGCTGAGGAAGTGGCCCGGGTTTCATGCGAGGATCGGCCATGCCGGAGCAGTGGCGACGAGCTGCCGGAACTGAAGGATGTTTTCGAGGTGACCGAGATGGAGAACATGGCGACGCGCAAGGCGTTGCAGTCAGGCAAGGAGATGCCACGCCCAAGAAGCAATGATGCTGATCTTGAGTTCGTGAGGCAGAAGTTCTTGGATGCAAAGCGCCTTTCCACCGACGAAGGCCACAGGAATTCCAAGGAGTTTGGTGAGGCACTTGAGATACTGTACTCCAAGAAGGATGTTTTCCTTGAAATCCTTCAGGAGAGCAGTGTTGCCTTGTCAGGGTTCCCAGGGCACATCCTTGGTTACAGTGGTTTGCAGTGCTCCCCCCATGGAAGCAATGGTGCTGGTGCACAATCGTTTGGGCAGGACAACCTTTGCAGAATGGAAGTTGACAGTGAGTCCGAGGGTCCTCTTTCTAGTGTGCATCTCGAAGAAACTTCAGATGTGCCACTGGAGCATTCGGCACCAAAAGGGAGCAGGCGTTCAAGGAGGCCCTCGCAAATTGTTGTTCTGAAACCAGACCCTCAGAGGAGAAGTTCGACACCGGTTGTAGCAAGCCAAGAAACATCGCAGTTTGGTCAGTGGACTGGTGCGCGATGGTTGAAGCCGCCACGCCATAGTACGCATAAGCAAGATGGCATACATTCTATGGCACATGGCAGTGTCCAAGTTTCAGAGCCAGAAGGAGATACACCTGAACAGAAGCTTAGAATACAAACCTCtagaagaggtagcaggaagaaaccATCTGAGAATGAGTGCTACCTTGGAGTTGGCTGTCAAAGGGAAAAGGCTGCTTCCACTTCTCATGATGAGACTTCGTCAATTTCTTCATCCACGCATTCTGCTGGATCATCGGTGAGCAGAAAGGCCAGAAAGCACCTCTCTGAAAGATGGCAAATGGCCTGCCAATCCAAAGCTGAAAATCCAGTTCCTACTGATACAAGAACATTAGGTGAGATGCTTGAACTCACTGCTAGAGATGCAACGAAAGTAACCACCCAAAAGCGTTTGTCAGATTCAAACACCAATTCCAGTAATGCGCAAGAGATGCCGGCCAGCCCTCTTGGTATTAGCAGCAAAGATGGTTGGAAGACAGGGATTTACCGTGGCGATAATTCAAGAAGTGGCATATCAAGGAATTTTCCCAGGTCCAAGTCTCTCCCAACCTCATCTACCACTGTTGCAAAATTACCGGGCAGGAGGCGCTCTGCACCTAACTTGCCCATTCTGAAGGACATATTGAATACACCCACTGATGATACTGGGAATGGACTTCTCAGGAAGAGATTACCAATCAGAAAAGCCAAGCAGAATGGGCGAGTTATCGTTCATGTAGGAAAGGAAAATATGCTACCTGAGAAAGAGATTTATGTAACTTCAGAGAGAACAAGACACAGTATCTGCACTTCTGATCTACCCAGGACAAGCAACACATATAATGAGCATCCAGGTGATGTTATCAGTATTGAGGATCACACAGCAATTGATTTGGCTATTCCACATGAGGATGTGCAAAATTTGAAAGGTCAGGCAGGGTGGAAAGAGCAAAAGCTAGCAACACCGTTACCGGAGGCAGAAGACATAGTAATTCATGATCAGGATATCATAACATTGAAG GAGGTGAAAAGCCAACTAATGGAGAGTGACATTGCTGAAATTGATCACCAAGCAGTAAAGTCTGCTTATTCTGTAAGCGCTGAGAGTTGCGAATGCTCAAGTCCAACTGCTTCATCGCAACAAAGTTCTGGAGAAGAGTCTACTTATTCTGGAATCTTCAAAAGTGTCAATGATGGTATTCAAG GACTCAGAGCTCAACTTAAGATGCTGAAGATGGGCGACCAAGTTGATACACGCAAAGATGATTCGGATGCATACTCGAGCGATGAGTGCGACGATACAGACATTTCAGATTACCAGGTGAAGGAAGAGCAGCTACCCATATTTAAGGATGAGGAGGACAGGGACTGCACTTATGTCCAGGAGATGCTTGGCACTGCGTGTGGCTTTCCAGTCTACCCAGAGCAGTGGCAGTTCAGCTCAGATGTGTTCGTATGGCTGGAAAACAAGTACAGCAAGCTGCTCCTGTGGTCGAAATCAGACAGGAAGCTTCTTTTCGATCTCGTTAACTCAATCTTAGCTGATATGACGGCTCCCGGCAGCAGCCTATGTTCAAAAATCATGATGAACTCCTGGCCTCAAATGGATTGGAGAAAGTTAGCTGAAAATGTCTGGCAAACGGCAGTACTCATGAGAAGGAGCTATCATCCATTTGATTTGGACAGTGTTGAGCCTTTGCCCCTGGACCATCACCCTGAACTTGAAATGTTCGGAGCAGACATTGCTGAAATGATACGTGACGACGTTCTGGAAGAGCTTGTGGCCGAACTCGCGTCGCATATCAACTGA